The nucleotide sequence GCCGATGCCGCGTCCTGGGCGCAACCTGTGGCCGTCGCTGCCGGAGTTCACGGAGTGCCGCGCCGGGCTCGCGCAGTATGCTGGGCTGGCGCCGCAGCTGATGGCGATCCATGAAATGGCGGCGGATGAAGCCGACGAATGCCGGCTACTGCTGCTGCAGAGCTTTGCCAATGTGACGCTGCAGTCCAATGCCCGCGTTCCGGAGTACGAGGAATGGCTGTACGGTGCCGATTTCGCGCCGGTATACCGCCGCTATCGTGACAACCTGCGTCTCATCGGGCTCGGCAACGAGGCGCGCTGGATCCTGAAGGATCCCAGCCATCTGTGGGCGCCGCGCGCCTTGCTGCAGACCTTCCCCGATGCCTGCATCGTGCAGACCCATCGCCACCCGCGTGAATTGATTCCCTCGGTCAGCAGCCTGGTATACAACGCGCGCCGGATGTTCGAGCCCGCGCTCGAGAAGCACGAAGTCGGTCGGCAGCAGTTACGGCAGTGGGCACGGGTGCTGAACAATCTCGCCGCGCTGCGCCGCGACAATCCACAACTGCAGGTGCACGATTTACGGATGGAGGATCTGCAACGCGATCCGATGGGCTGTATCGAGGGCATCTATCGACGCTTTGCAATGCCCTTCGATCGCCACAGCCGGCAGGCGGTGAGGCACTGGACCGAGCAGCGTCCCGCGGCGCGCAACCCGACCCACCGCTACAGCGCCGAGGA is from Gammaproteobacteria bacterium and encodes:
- a CDS encoding sulfotransferase, translated to MSQTRFAARLAEFHQQAIDSCGWDDFGGNEYRVALEQYTRSLDQGARLSVQGETMLAQGIVGHLRGRLYSEHYKRLHPEYAAQQITRPLFIVGLPRSGTSALHRILTADPQHQGLEYWLGQTPMPRPGRNLWPSLPEFTECRAGLAQYAGLAPQLMAIHEMAADEADECRLLLLQSFANVTLQSNARVPEYEEWLYGADFAPVYRRYRDNLRLIGLGNEARWILKDPSHLWAPRALLQTFPDACIVQTHRHPRELIPSVSSLVYNARRMFEPALEKHEVGRQQLRQWARVLNNLAALRRDNPQLQVHDLRMEDLQRDPMGCIEGIYRRFAMPFDRHSRQAVRHWTEQRPAARNPTHRYSAEEFGLDDATIGHAFEDYISTFLPGR